The region TTGTCTCCGAGCACGAGTGCGACGCCGTCGCCGGCGATGAAATCGCGGCCGATCAAAAATGCCTGGGCCAGGCCTTCCGGCTTGGGTTGTTCGGCGTATTGAATGGAAACGCCGATTCGCGAGCCGTCGCCAAGGACGCGTCGAAAGCTGGGCAGGTCGTCCGGGGTGGAGATCAGCAGCAAGTCACGAATGCCGGCCAACATCAAGGTCGACAGCGGGTAGTAGACCATCGGCTTGTCGTACACGGGCAGCAACTGCTTGCTGACGCCCAGCGTGGCCGGATACAACCGCGTGCCCGACCCGCCAGCGAGAATGATTCCCTTGGTAATCGACAACTTGATGACTCCCGGCCAGGGCGAAGGCGTTCGCGGCAGCGTTCACAGTAACTCGAAGCGCCGGCGAGGGGGAGTGGAGCATCGGACGCTCGCCAATCGCACTTGCGGCGGATTGAGCGATTCGGGCACAATGACTCGCGACGAACCATTCGAAATGCGTCGCCCCTGAGTGGGGCGTCACTGGCGGCTGGTCCGCCAGTGCTTGAGTAGGACCTATGCTCGGCGTGAATCCCACACTGGCGGACCAGCCGCCAGTGGCACCCGTTGCTTAGTTCCTTCAACAAGTGCGTACCGTCAACACCAGCGATGGATTGCGAGCACCATGGCGAACGCCAAGATCGATGTTCTCGGGCCGGAAGAGATTCCGTTGGTGGCGAGTCTGTACAACCAGATTTTCCGCCCGCAACGTGACGCGGCGTTTCTGCGGCGACGGTTTCTCGGGCGCTACAACGTACTGATGATGGCAGCGGCGATCGACGACAATCCCGTCGGATTCTTCGTCGGGTTCGAGCTGAAGCCCAACGCCTTCTTTGCCTGGCTTTACGGCGTGTTGCCGGACTATCGCCGGGCGGGCGTAGCGGCACAGTTGATGGCTGGCGTGCATGAATGGGCCAAGCAGCAGGAATACGAAGTGATTCGCTTCGAATGCCACAACCAGCATCGGCCGATGCTGCACATGGCGATCGCGCAGGGCTACGACATCGTCGGCATCCGCTGGGATCCTGACCGGCAACAGAACCTGGTGATTTTCGAGCGGTCGCTGGCGCACGAGTGAACCGATTGGCGAAACTGTGCGCGGATAAGCCCAGGGAAGGCCACCATCGTCGCTGGCGATAGTGTTGACTTTGAGGGCCTTCCCTGGGCTTGTTGAGTGCGACGTCGCTGGTCGGGCTTTGCGCTTCAACTTGACGGCGCGAGGCGGAAGCATTAGTTTGCTGGGGATTGCTCGGAGTTTTCCACCTGCCTTTCCCGAGTTTCTACATGTCCTGCGCCGCGACGACCTTCGATCCGGTCACGTTCGGCCAGGGCTTTTCGTGAGTGCGCTCTCGCACGGTGGCGGCGTGACCGTCCTGGAAATCGCGCTGCGTTAATCCAGTCAATTCGACAGATTTTAGCGCAGTCGCCGGTTCTCTCATTTAGGACGAAGCGCGTCGCGCACGTGGTCCCGGTCCGGGAAGACGTCGTCCAGCCAGCGCGTTCGCGCGCGGCAACCTTCGCGATGTTTCGCAGCGCCCGATATGGCTCCGTTTCTTTTTTTCGAGGAGTTTTACCGATGACCTTGTTTCGTCGCCGCCGAGCGGCCTTCACGTTGGTGGAATTGCTGGTTGTGATCGCCATCATCGGCATCTTGATCGCCCTGTTGCTGCCGGCGCTGCAGACTGCGCGCGCTTCGGCGCGCCAGGCCTCGTCGAAGAACAACTTGAAACAGCTTGGCCTCGCCGTGCACACCGCCGAGAACGCCAAGCGGATCACGCCGCCGATGTTCGGGCATTTTCCCGCCACGACTGAATCGGGCGCAAGTGGTTCGTTGGTCTACCATTTGCTCCCGTTCTTCGAGCAATCGGCGCTGCACAAGCTGGGCCCGGACAAGGCGCGCAGTCAGGCGATTCCGACGCTCGCTCACCCCGGCGACGTCACCTATGCCGATGGGTTGTACAAGCTCGATACACAGGTTCCGGCGTGGGCGACGGAAGGCAATGTCTGGGGGCTGAGCAGCTACGGCGGCAACTACCAGGTGTTCGCCGACAAAGGCGTGAAGCTCTCCGCGCAGATCAAGGACGGCACGTCCAACACAATTCTGTTCGCCGAGAAATACGCGCGTTCCAGCCGGCCGACAGGCGTTCCGGCCGTCGGTGGCGCGCTTTGGGGGTACGGCGTGGCGCCGGACACGATGAGCTTCCAAGGCCGCTTCTGGCTCGACTCGATGCTGCCGGTGCTGTTACCGACCGACCACATGTATGTGAGCGGATATTGGGCGCGGACTGGCTTCGTGAATTTCAACGGCGCCGTGGCCTGGAACGCCGATCAGACTTGGCAATGCAAGTGTCACAAGAAGCCGGAGTTCAACCCGCCGGTGGATAACGTGCATCCGCTCAAGGCGCAGAGCATCGCGTCGGAGGCGATCAACGTCTGCATGGCCGACGGCGGCGTGCGCTCGCTGACGAGCGCGGTCACGGACGAGCAGTGGTACTACTGGGCCACGCCGGCGGATTCGGACCTGCCGACTGGCGATGTTCCGCAGTAGTTGACCATGCATTGGAATCGTGTCGTGGGCCGCGCAGTGCGGCCCACGACCCATTCGTTTTCGTTGGTGCCCCCACAGTCTCCTTTCGCTCCGCGAAAGGTTCGGCCTTTCGCGGAGCGAAAGGAGACTGTGTTCTGCACATGTTCATCGATGACATACAAAGCATGTCGAGAATGCGTCGCGTACCGGCTGTTCGATATTGGCTGATGT is a window of Planctomycetia bacterium DNA encoding:
- a CDS encoding DUF1559 domain-containing protein translates to MTLFRRRRAAFTLVELLVVIAIIGILIALLLPALQTARASARQASSKNNLKQLGLAVHTAENAKRITPPMFGHFPATTESGASGSLVYHLLPFFEQSALHKLGPDKARSQAIPTLAHPGDVTYADGLYKLDTQVPAWATEGNVWGLSSYGGNYQVFADKGVKLSAQIKDGTSNTILFAEKYARSSRPTGVPAVGGALWGYGVAPDTMSFQGRFWLDSMLPVLLPTDHMYVSGYWARTGFVNFNGAVAWNADQTWQCKCHKKPEFNPPVDNVHPLKAQSIASEAINVCMADGGVRSLTSAVTDEQWYYWATPADSDLPTGDVPQ
- a CDS encoding GNAT family N-acetyltransferase, which codes for MANAKIDVLGPEEIPLVASLYNQIFRPQRDAAFLRRRFLGRYNVLMMAAAIDDNPVGFFVGFELKPNAFFAWLYGVLPDYRRAGVAAQLMAGVHEWAKQQEYEVIRFECHNQHRPMLHMAIAQGYDIVGIRWDPDRQQNLVIFERSLAHE